TAAGCTCGTTTCCGCGCCGCCATCTTCGCTCTTTCCATCGAATACAGTGGCAAGCCGGGTCTGGTGTTCGCCGTCTCGCAGCGCGGGCGGCAATTCCCATATATTGACCCATTATAGTGGGGCAGTATCGATGGTTTCCCAGTTAATTGACCCATTATAGTGGGCACATACTTCAGCGAGTGAGTGCTTCCTGTGGTGGAGACGTGAAAATTATGCGGCTTCCAGTTCTTTGATGTTGGCAAGGTCGGCCTCCAGTACGGCTACGGCGCTTTTGATGTCGAAGGCGTTTTGCAAATTCAGCCAGTATTCAGGGGTGGTCTTAAACAATTTTGCCAGTCGCAGCGCAGTGTCAGCGGTAATGCCGAGCTTTTCCGTTACAATCCGCTCTATGCGTGTTCTGGGAATGTTGAGGTGCTTTGCGAGGGCATATGGCGACATATCCAGTGGTTCAAGATAGAGTTGCCGCAGGATTTCGCCCGGATGGATCGCGGGGGATTTGCTGATTGTCATGATCTCCAGCCCTCCTTGGCTGAACTGTCGTGATTGTCTATGAGGTTATCGCTTAGTGGTATTCGGTAATTTCAACGCTCTCGGCACCGGCTTCGTAGCTGCTTTCCAGGTGGAGAGCACAGCGCAGCAATAGCCGGGGAAGGCAGAAATCCCGGTATGTCTCACCTTCTGGCAGTCTCCAGAGGAGCCTCGATTTCAGATCAGGATGCCCAGGAAGTTATAGAACAGGTTAGAGCGGCCGTAGACCGGTGGTCTCAGTTTGCTGAGGAAGTTCAGTTATCCAAATCCCGGACCGCTGAACTCGACAAGTTCCTGAATGGTAATCTGCTGGCTTAAAGAATCATGTTCCGATGGATCGGATCTCCGCAGCCGGATTGGCTGATCGTTTTTTGAATGGCCGGCAATTCGCTGAGTTACTGGGCGGCAGTGTAAGCGTCCGGTGAGGCAGGTTCGCGCTGACGGCTCGTCTTTACTTTACCGAAACGGCTCGTGCGATAACTTGTCGTTTGATCGCGTCAAAGCAGCCAATATGAGCGAATGCCCAGAACAACGAAACGGCTACTAGATAAACTCCGAGAGGTCGAAGCGCTCCGAGATGAGGGTCGCTCACCACCTCGGGGGATGCTGTCAAGATTCGGAAGGGGTATGGTGGCCTTTCTGCGGGACTATGTCCGTATTCTTGCGTTTCTTCTCTCCGTGGGGCCGTTTCCCCGCCTCAGTAAAATCATTGCTGCAATCGGTCTAGCGGTGTCTGGTCCCGGAGTCCTCTACAAGGTTATCGAGGCGATCATTGCCGGCGAAGTCCGCAATCGCGGGGCGGTCATTGCAACCGCGAAAGAAGAACCTTTCGAATTCTACACCATGACGCTCATTGTTGGCTTAGGGGCTGCCTTCATTACCGCCTTGGGTGTTGCCGCCTTCCTGGTCCTGATATTGAAGGGCCGCCCGTCGCGCAGCGAGTGATCTTTTGCCGGCGCGACAGATACTATCGATCTTGATGCCGCATGCTCCACGGGAGCAGTTCTTCGATCCTGTTGATCGGATGGTCGGCGATGCAAACGGTATCAAATGGCAGCAGGCATGATTACCTGAATAGTAAGCGTCCGGTTAACTGATTTTCCAGACATGGGATGGCATTTTCTGAGTCTGCGATGCTAGAGTAACAACTTCGGCGTGAAGGGGTTGGGCTTTTGATGCGTGCAATTGTTTTGCTTCTGGTCGGGGCTATTGCAACGCCGAGCTACGGTCAAAGTTCAGCGGAACTTGGACCCAATTCAGACGA
The DNA window shown above is from Agrobacterium tumefaciens and carries:
- a CDS encoding HigA family addiction module antitoxin, whose amino-acid sequence is MTISKSPAIHPGEILRQLYLEPLDMSPYALAKHLNIPRTRIERIVTEKLGITADTALRLAKLFKTTPEYWLNLQNAFDIKSAVAVLEADLANIKELEAA